In the Equus caballus isolate H_3958 breed thoroughbred chromosome 26, TB-T2T, whole genome shotgun sequence genome, CAGGGGCATCTTGAGGGCACTCAGTCGCATGAGCATCTGTAAAGGATGTGGAAGTCTAGAAAGGGCTGTGGGAGCCACATCAGTCCTGCGAGATGCAGGACGGGCCAGAGGAGCCAACTCAGAGAGAGTGTAACGTTCACCCATGACACCCAGCAAGGAGGCGCTTGCTTAGCCCACAGCCTGCATGCATTCCTCTGCACCTGCGGCCTCCTGAGTCCAGTGGGACCACTGTCCCAGGAGCAAGGCTGTGCTAAGCCTGCAAACCAGGCTTAAGGACACAACCAAGTGTCAGCTCCTCTGCTGAAAAGACGTGACAGGAACAGTCACAGGAAAAAAACACCAATGATGGTGATCCTGCAAAACCCACTGCAAGCATCACAACATGGGACAAGAAGGCTAGTCACCCCAGCTCCCTTCTCCCGTCACAAGCTCTATGGCCATTGCCCCCCCAAGGACACACCCTCCAGCACTGAGATGTGATCAAGCTGAAAGGGGTCACAGTTGCCCCCCCAGGCTTAGGGGACAGAGGGGCCCAGCACGCCTCACCTGCCACTGGCCGCCCACAGGCGCCCAGAGCACAAGGGGGTCTTCCCGGCAGTCTTGCAGGACCCACAGCCCCTGGCTCTCCTCAAAAGCAATGTCCCACACTCTGTGCTGGAAAGTCAGCTGCTGTCTGTACACCAACTGCCATCGGGGGGCATCCAGCTGGAAGATGTAGACCACAGGGATACTTCCCacgaagaaagagaggaagagtctTACAACTCCCACAGGCCCGTGTCAGCGTCATCCAGCACAGACAGGGGCTCAgcacccagcccagcctccccaaACAGAAGAGCCCTCGCCAACATCGTGGCCACAACCTCCGGAGAGATCTGAGCTGAAGCCCCAGCAGAGCCACCCCCAAAATCCCTGAGCCACAGAAACCGTGAGATGACGAATGTTTAAGTCACCAAGTTCTGGGGcaacttgttatgcagcaaagaTAACCAACAAAGGACAAAAGGAAACCGTGGGGAGAAGATGCTGCACGTGCAGCGCAGCAGACACCAGGCCTGTGCTCAGGCAGGGCCCAGAGAGCACCTTCCCCTCCTCACCCTGCCTTCCATTTCTAAAGCAGGCTACGACGCCCTCCCGTGACTCCTCATACAGACAAAGGAGAAGCGCGGAAAGCACCGACGCCTTTCCTGGCACAAAGATGCTCAGGAGGACACGGCCAAAAGGCACGTGCTACCCAGATCCAATCAACACCCCCAGCCCACCTGGGGGGGATCCACCGTGACCAGCCCTCCCAGGGGGATCCACTGTGACCAGCCCTCCCAGGGGGATCCACCATGACCAGCCCTCGGGTCAGACTGATTGAAGCAGACTCTCCCAGTCAACCCTTAGGTGGGATTCTATCATGCGCAAAGACCAGTGAGAGGCCACTGCTCCCCACTCTACTGGTGGATGGAAAGAGCCAGTAAAAGGGTGCCAACACAATGCAAGGAGCCCACGCCCCTCACACAACAGCAGTCCTCCAGAAGTGAATTCCCTGCAGGGTGATGCTACACCAGTGACACCACCTAGCCCTCCCTAGCCGGGAGACAGACGGTGGGGCAACAGAACAATGCGGCCACCCCCTGCAGGTCTGCAGCTCACCCATCACCCAGGAGCGCCACGCAGTTCTCCCGGTGCCAATACACCATCCTGGCCGCAGCAAATCTCTGAAAGGGAAAGCGGCAGTTTAGCGGCCTATCAGGGACCCAACCCTGGATCCTTCTGTCCCCGCTGCACAGAGTCACTGCACAACTCTGACAGTTCCCTCATACGGTCAAGAACGAGAAAGAGGACACTGCGGGAATGCTCTGGAATGCAGCAAGGGGAGACAGAAAATGCTGACTGCCTATTTCACAAGTGATCGTGCACGCCTGCCTCCCTGGGGCCTTGGCCCGCCCTCTAGAGCCCGGGGAGCATTGCCAAAGCCAAGAGAGCTGGTCCAAGGCAAGGAGCGGGCACAGAGACTCGGGGACCATTAACGCCATACCTGCACCCGCATACCGCAGAGGAGAGGCTGatgtggggaggaagagagggacgGTGGGCACTCGGCAAGGGTGCCCCTCACCTGCCGGGGCCCCGGGGCGGGAAGCGAGGGGCCCATGAGTCCAGGGCCCTGCTCGCAGCCACAGGTGCCAGCCCGTCGGAGCCCTGCCTgttcccttcctctctgccctgaGCTCTCCTCGCCCTGAGAAAGGGACTCACAGCAACCTCGCCACCCAGGGATCAGGATACATGAGGGCCCGGATATGAAGAAGTTTCCAGAACAGATCAGCCTTCGTTTGCCAGGCTTCCAAGGGTGGGCCCCGTGACTGCAGAAACCAAAGCAGGAGGCACCCACAATGGGTGGCTGAGCAGCTGGAGTTTGCTGACCCGGGTCTCCGGGGCCCTGGCCTGAAACAAGCCTGGCTGCAGAGCGGGCTCAGGGTGGACAAGAGAAACACAGAGCCAGCCCGGGGACAAGGCAGATGAGCCACTCACTCACACCAGGCCTCGTCAGACAGGCAAGAGAGCTGAGTTCCTGTGGGCTGGCAGGGTCACAAGAGCAAGTGCAAAGCTGCCCTGAGGACAGGCAGAGGGCACCCTGGCCACCAGAGACCAACCTACATGAGCAGAGCCCTCCCCCATGACCAGGCCCAGGGGGCCTCTGGGAAGCCGGCAGGGCCGTCCACGTGTGACCAGCCTGGACCCCGGCCGTGAAGGGCACAGCTCAGAAGCATCAGAGCTGGGGGCCCACGAGCAGGATCCGGAGCACCCCAAAAGGCAGCCCACACCTCTTCCCCTGAAAATCTCCTTGGCAAAGGAAGGCCCGGGGGACCTGCTCTGGGGACAGGCTGGCCTGTGTGTCGTCCTGGGGGGATCACGAGATTAACTCATGAGGGACAAGAGAGAATGCTGGGGGGTGCTCGGCCCGCTGCCCGGCTAATAAGCCCACGGTGAGGCAATTTGCTCAGCACCACCACTTTTCCCATGTCTGAGCGGAACTAGAGGCTTTTCTGTAAATGAGTTGTTCGAAGGCAAACACGGGGAGACGTAAATCATTTCCCTCCTATTGACTCGGTGCCTTTGGAATTTGAAATACATGATTCCTCACAGCTAGAAGCCTGCCTTGACAGCAAAGAAACATTTCCAATGTAAAACGACTTTTTCCACACCACCCCAGTGAGTGGAGAGGCGCCCGCCAGCCCCAACAAACCCGAGATAAACTTGGGGTTACCTTGTCACCCCAAGGCTCCGCCGGCTCCTGCGGGGTGTCCAGGTGACAGCAGTGCAGTTCTCGGCCGCTTCTGTACTCCCAGAGCCTCAGGGTGCGGTCCTGCACACGCCAAGGACAGGTCAGCACACACTCTCAGGGAACACGGCACCCCCATAGCGTCCGGGCTCCAGCAGGTCACGGGAAGGTAACAGCGACAGCCAGTGTGCCTTCAACTAACGCTCTTTGCTCTCAGTGACTGCTGCACAAAGAGCTCATGCAAATCATGAAGACAAACACAGGGGACCCACACAgcaaaatgggcagaggacataagACAATCTAATTGTCAAGTGGCCGGAGGCCAAAGACGTCGGCTATGCTCAGGCTAAGTAtgcacacgctcacacacacggatgcacacacaggcacatcaATGATCATGCATTCACACAGGGAGAGCACAGGGGGCTCACGAGCATGTGCCGGCTGAACGGGTGAGAAGGGGCATCCACTGTAGGAAACTGATGAATGTACCAAGCTTTAGTACTCCaaagataaatataaatgcaGAAGAAGGGGATTTAAATGAACAAACATTTGTACAGCACTcatcagaaaggagggagaagcCGGCCCCcaggcccagtggttaagtcgggtgcgctccacttcagcagcctggcttcCACTCCCAGGTGCGCACCGACACCCCTCCTCTGTCACtgcccatgctgtggtggctcacgtacaaaaagaggaagattggcagtagatgttagctcaggacgaatcttcctcagccaaaaaaaaaaagagggaaatagaaGGAACTGCACACGTAAGGAGAACGACGAGACACTGAGTGACATGCAACCTAGTCCACTTGGGCCTCAGCCACAGGAGGACCCCTCCGTGCAGCGTGATTCCGTTACCAAAGCAGATAGACCCGCCCAGGCTGCACACAACTGAATGCTAAGTCTAAGGAGACAGCGTCCCTGTGCCACATGTGCAAAGTTTTCAGtgaccaaaagaagaaaagtcacttCCCCCAGACTGTGAAGAGCAGGTGTCTCTGGGTTAATCGCAGGACACGAGCACAAATATCTTTCTGCAAATATGACAGATAAACACGGAGACGAACACACAGGTGTGTCTACAGGTGTCCCCACTCACCCCAAAAGTCCCTCTAGAGTGGCGAGAAAAGCATGTTTTAAAACACAAGCCCTTGGGACAGAGATGAGAGACAAGAAGAATGGAAGACAATCACAAGAGGTCAATGAAGGCTGTGACGCTGGGATGGACGAGGGACGGACCGGCCGTGGGAGGCAAGCCCGGGACGCGCCTGTGCACCAGACTCAGGCCGGCCCAATGGGCCTGCAGCAGGGTGGCAGCGAGGGGGACCCATCAGAGCAATCAGACGCCCTGCCCCCGCCACCGACttcccaaaagaaaaatggggagaaaacCGAGCAAATTAAAAACCAAACAGGGAAAACACTGGAGCAACACCTTCAAAAATCTGTGGGAAAAATTACACCAAGATTTCTAACCACCGAGTGCTGGGGCATTTCCACAGGCAGTCTCGTAACACTTCCCCCTGCACCTTCAGAAAGCTGCTGGACGACGCCATCCCCAAAGGAAAGGAGTGAatccagagacagacagacagacagggaggggtggaggaggggcggGCCTCAGGAGATAAGGAGCCACCAGCAAGGTGCCACCAGAGGGATGAAGGGCAAGAAATTGTTCTCCCCACGCAGAAGGAGCAGACAGCAGAACACTGCTCCTACCTCTGCTTCTCGAGCGCCCTGTTCTCTGGAAACACGGGCTGACGGGAAGAGGGCGCAGCTGAGGGAGTTCCAAGGACTTGCCTTggaggggtggtgggagggatTCGATTCTTCATTATAAGTCCTACAGCAgtatctgacttttttttttttttttttaaagattttattttttttcctttttctccccaaagccccctggtacttagttgtatattcttcgttgtgggtccttctagttgtggcatgtgggacgctgcctcagcgtggtctgatgagcagtgccatgtccgcacccaggattcgaaccaacgaaacactgggctgcctgcagcggagcgcgcgaacttaaccactcggccacggggccagccccagtatctgactttttaaatacGTGCTTTTAATAAAAGTAACTGTCCTTTCCAATGTGCAGGGGGACCACGCCAACGACAATAGGACAAGGGCAGGGCACACAGAGACCGCCAGCACACCAGCCCTGCTTCACTTCTGTAAAAAGGACTGGAGACAGAGTGCTGGAGCTGACAAAGCTAAGCGGTGAGATCACAGGTGTTCATTTTACCTTTCTGTGTGCCtgagtgtttccttttttattacaaaaaagaCTGGAAGGCTGACAGCAAAATTCACAAAACTGGCTGTGTCTGGGAACTCTGGccacattcattttctttttattttcgtATGACCACACATGGTTTTGAAGAGCAGgacaagaaaacaggaaattaacaACCGGTGAGAAAACAAGCGTGATGCAGGAAAGAACAGCAGTCAGACACCCACAGGACCCAGGGCCGAAATGTCGTCAGCATGTCGACAAGCCCTCCCCGGCAGCCACCCAGGCAGCCACGTCCGAAAAGAAGGGAAGAATCAAACGCCACCGGTAATTCAGACCTGCACTTTGGCAAAACTGCTGCTTAACGGTCCTTCCAGAGATCATTCCTCAGCAGAGACGTGCCTCTACTCACTCAGCTGTTAAGGCTTCAGGCCCAACTTCCGGGACAGAGGCTGCACCTGCTGATTGAGCATCCACCAAGGCCAGGGGCCTCGGCCCGTCTACACCTGTGCACAGGAGACTGGCCCTGGACAGCGTGACAGCCACGGTGACGGAACCCAGGTCCCTCCAGGACTCAAAGATCACGATGCTATTACAGATGTAACGGCAGCCCTCAGAATGGACTCCGTGCACACCCATTCTAGCTCAACATGCACACGGgtgcgcgcgtgcgcgcgcacacacacacagccctgaaTAAACAGCTGTAAGCGAGGAGTGAGCCACGGCCAGCTCTGAAATTCAGAAACAACAAGCACCATCTAGTGGACAGCCACCGACGAGAAGGAACACGCTGACTTCCGACCACAGCCAGGAACAGAAGACAAGCCCATCACGGGGGGACCCCGCCCCCAAGCATGGCTCGGCCCATCACTGCTGAGTGGAACCCAGGGACACACGTGCTGGCGCGAAGCACTTACCCCGGAGGAGGATAAAAGCAGCTCGGGCTGGTCAGGCACCACGAAGATGCGGCTCACGAACCTGCAGGGGAGAGCGGCAGAGCGTGAGCCGGGGCCCCAGATCGGCTGTGGCACCCGCATAGCACATCTGTCAGCTCAAGGAGGAGCCTTCTCCCCCCAGACCCGACCCCGGGCCCTGGCGGAACTGAGAAGAGAAACACGTGTGAGCCGACAGCAGTGAGAGCTGGCGGAGCGCCATGCCATTCTTGGGGCCTCAGGATGACAGGCTCCAGCAAGGGTGGCCCCCAGGTCCACAGGCTCCCCTGCCATGCCTGCTGGAAAGATCCACGAGTGTCTGTGCTGCTCTGGAGCTGCCCTGCACACAGCACTGCACCTGCTCCCACGAGACCCTCATCCACAGTCCCTGATGACGAGGACCCCTGGGAGGCTCCCAGGGTGAGACTCACAGGACAGAGCATGGATGGAGAAGGGCAGCAAGACTGACCAGCAGCCAGAACCAGGCCTCCTGTCCCCCACACCAAGGGCCTGAGCAGCCCGGCACCCCCAGCACCCATCTCCGCCGGGGGACAGGCTCCCCGTTCTGCTCCCAGCTCAATCACAAATGCAGCGCTCCCGGGGACCCTGCGAAGGGGGCTGGCGTGGCTCCCTTGCTCCACTATCCCCCCTGGCCTGGGCCCCGCCCTGGCCCAGCCGCCCCCGACCAGGGCTGCCTTCCACACAGGCGCCTGGGGTTCTAACTTCAGGTgcttgaaaaggaaaaaggacaCGCTGTGGGACCAATACAGCCTGCGTCCACCATGAGAGCATGGCACGTCCACTAGAGGGTGCAGTCCCCTCCTTGTCCCCACTGGAAAGGGGCGGAAACCACAGTTTCCATAGGACCTTAAACGAGATTCTTACAAATCAACCGTCACTCACTCACTGTGCTGTCTGCCGAGCCCCTAGAGGGCCAGACGTGGGAGTGCTGGAGGCAGCAACGAGCTAGTGCACCCAGGCCTCTGATTGGGGCCTGGGGGGAGGCAGACAACAGGACGAGCCACCACGTGAGCCATGGACGGCATTTTACGTTTGCTACAACCACGTTAACAAAAGTAAACAGATGCAGGTGAGATGCTACGTTTTGacttaatatatccaaaatattatcatttctacCTGCAATCAATATAGCGAATTAATAATGAGCTGTTTCTACATTCTTTTTCACACAAAGCCTTCAAAATCAGGTGTTTTATGCTAACAGCACATCTCACTTCAGATCCATTGCCGTAGCTCGTGGCTCCTGTCCTGGGCAGCATGGCTAAGAAGAAAGGCACAGTGTGGAGGGGGCCGAGGGGGGGTGCTCCTCAAGAGAGGGTGGGAGGCCTTCCTGAGAAGGTAAGAGGTGTTGAGCAGAAAGCTGAGGAAGTGAAGGAGGGCGCAGAGCCGTTGGGAAGGGCATGCCCGTGAGcaggaacagcacgtgcaaaggccctgagacaggagtgtaccaggctggggtggggagccgCAGACCCCAGTGAGACACAGAACGGGGCGAGTGCTGGAGGGCATGCAGGTCATGAAAACTCTGGGTGCTGGATTACCAAGGACTGGGATAAAGTCAAAACGAGCTGCCAGGAGGTACCAACTGAGGGCTCACGGACCTCCAGAAAGGTCAATTCTTACACTCCTTTCCAAACCAAGGGGACAGGAGCAACCTCAGAACCGAAATAATCCCTCTGACGTCGTCCACTGCCCCTGACAACACCGTCTACAGCATCCGGCCGAGGAAGCCAGGTGCTTCTCCGTGGAGCACTGGCCACCAGCCCTCCACCCAAGGACGGCGGCACGGTCCTCAGGAATGCCTCCCGTCTGCGATCTCAAAACGCACTCCTGAGAGCGCACTCACCAGGACACGGATACAGTGAGGAGGCCACTCACTTCTCGGACAGTTCAAAGCACTCAAGCTCGTTCCTGTCCCCAGTACCTGCTTAGTGATGCCAACGACGGCCAGGTACCAGTGGGTGTCTACACCAAGAGTTTTCCAGAAGCAAGCCCTGAGCTGCTGTGGACCCATGGTGAGGACAGGAGAGCAGAAGCACCGGCCAGGCGTTACACAGGCTCCCTCAGGGAGCACAACACACGCCGTGCTCAGGACCACGGCCGAACCGTCAAGGCCAACAGGAAAGCTCTCCTgggacctggggtggggggggcggtgcTCACTCCGTGTGCCCCAGGCAGAAGGCCTCGATGCTGTGCGGCGCCGCGGCCCAGCTGACCCGGATCTTCTCGTCCCGGTCGGCGGTGAGGATGAAGAGGTCGTCGGGACTCACGGCCTGTGTGCAAGGGGTGAGAAACAACAGATCAGACGTCCTCCGCCCACCCCTACAGGCCCCGTCTCCAGGCCCCGTTCCTCGGCTCTACACCAGGCTGTACCCACTCCACCTCCAGCACCCTAGGTCACCTTCTTCTTTCACGTGTCCCCGTGTCCAGCCAGTCACCAAGTCCTGGTGgtcttctcttcccctgttgtTCTCATGGGGACCCACcccagctccactgctccctGGCTGCAGCCTGGCCCTCACTGGGCCTCTGGGTGCCTCTTGGGGGGGCAGTCCCTGGCTCGGGGGTTGGGAGGACCGCAAGGTAATGCCCGTAAAGCACGGAAGATGAGCTCATGCCCCTCCGCCTTGTCACCCCAACCTGGGCTGTCCCTCACTTCTGGAACCATGGGCCACCTCCCGACCCACCCATCTTCTTTCACCCTGCTGTCAGCTTCACCCTTCTAAATTCCATTCCTACG is a window encoding:
- the WDR4 gene encoding tRNA (guanine-N(7)-)-methyltransferase non-catalytic subunit WDR4 isoform X2, with amino-acid sequence MVVRRCTALTFTASEEKVLVADKSGDVYSFSVLEPHGCGKLELGHLSMLLDVAVSPDDLFILTADRDEKIRVSWAAAPHSIEAFCLGHTEFVSRIFVVPDQPELLLSSSGDRTLRLWEYRSGRELHCCHLDTPQEPAEPWGDKRFAAARMVYWHRENCVALLGDGIPVVYIFQLDAPRWQLVYRQQLTFQHRVWDIAFEESQGLWVLQDCREDPLVLWAPVGGQWQSVPENAVLKKVSAHLRGNWAMLEGSAGMTDGFSSLYKATFDNMSTYLKKKEERLQQQLEKKRRKDPPPGPNGQTKKMKSGAGP